One genomic window of Halococcus hamelinensis 100A6 includes the following:
- a CDS encoding CPBP family intramembrane glutamic endopeptidase, with product MATTAGLMGRLRAVVVAVLVIVAGFVLGGVLSLAVLLGLPALGVRLSLTAETVLGLVVLQGIAFPITTLAYLRLRGIRFGSFVRTRLPTIRDVAWTVGGYFLVLLLVFTLLFAAVAIGAPMAERTDQAALQDPGTLLWLIPLAFLLIAPGEELLFRGAVQGRLRESFGPVGSVVLSSASFAPVHILALSGSVRALVVTVAVLFVPALVFGATYERTNNLVVPILIHGAYNATLFGIAYLAFSYGAEGATLLQLLVG from the coding sequence ATGGCAACGACAGCCGGACTGATGGGCCGCCTCCGGGCGGTCGTGGTCGCCGTGTTGGTCATCGTCGCCGGGTTCGTCCTCGGAGGGGTTCTCAGCCTCGCCGTTCTGTTGGGGCTTCCCGCCCTCGGCGTACGACTCTCGTTGACCGCCGAGACCGTCCTCGGACTGGTCGTCCTCCAGGGTATCGCCTTCCCGATCACCACGCTCGCGTACCTCCGACTGCGGGGCATACGATTCGGCTCGTTCGTTCGAACCCGACTGCCGACGATCCGCGACGTGGCCTGGACCGTCGGTGGCTACTTTCTCGTTCTCCTACTGGTCTTTACGCTGTTGTTCGCCGCCGTCGCGATCGGCGCGCCGATGGCCGAACGAACCGACCAGGCCGCCCTCCAGGACCCGGGAACCCTGCTGTGGCTCATCCCGCTCGCCTTCCTCCTGATCGCCCCCGGCGAGGAGCTGCTGTTCCGCGGTGCCGTCCAGGGGCGGCTCCGCGAATCGTTCGGCCCGGTCGGATCGGTCGTGCTCTCGAGCGCGAGCTTCGCGCCCGTCCACATCCTCGCGCTGAGCGGGTCCGTCCGGGCGCTCGTGGTCACCGTCGCGGTTCTGTTCGTCCCCGCGCTCGTCTTCGGCGCGACCTACGAACGCACGAACAACCTCGTCGTCCCGATACTCATCCACGGGGCCTACAACGCCACGCTCTTCGGGATCGCCTACCTCGCGTTCAGCTACGGCGCGGAGGGAGCCACTCTGCTACAGCTACTGGTCGGCTAA
- the nreA gene encoding DNA repair protein NreA, whose protein sequence is MRLDEYFEEIERDEAAERRELVKEKSYAITDYLDDVEYEFNKRVSGDALLGSTSPTIFVGRSSYPNVSTGLLSPVGHEERAADFETSGQWYDQGFSIEDVFQHRTGLVNTSRKTDVGNVADAWNGFLGTQREVAIADRPVDIEVGLDGPLDVDFSVSEADVSSPTGPRAHAKSATLTENPHVPRPVKKTLEDDDWRAEGAMNYLYNRGYDVYDINTILSAGALGETETRRLVPTRWSITAVDDTVGKFLRGGVHNATAVDKTEVYYNEYLGNKFWVLLAPGDWEFELVELKAPGSVWNPDPDRGMWIAADREGYEGRTGYVTETAGAYYAARLGVLEHLRERNRQASVLVLRHVTPDYWGPTGVWQVRETVRNAFDAEGGQAESFGNALRDLEPQLPVSLGRLRRKSTMVAGVQSRLDAFA, encoded by the coding sequence ATGCGACTCGACGAGTATTTCGAGGAGATCGAACGCGACGAGGCCGCCGAGCGTCGCGAACTGGTGAAGGAGAAGTCCTACGCCATCACCGACTACCTCGACGACGTCGAGTACGAGTTCAACAAACGCGTCTCCGGCGATGCCCTCCTCGGGAGTACCTCACCGACGATCTTCGTCGGCCGGTCGTCGTACCCCAACGTCTCGACCGGACTGCTCTCGCCCGTCGGCCACGAGGAGCGCGCCGCCGACTTCGAGACCAGCGGCCAGTGGTACGACCAGGGCTTCTCGATCGAGGACGTCTTCCAGCACCGGACGGGATTGGTCAACACCTCCCGGAAGACCGACGTCGGCAACGTCGCCGACGCCTGGAACGGGTTTCTCGGCACCCAGCGCGAGGTCGCCATCGCCGATAGGCCGGTGGACATCGAGGTCGGCCTCGACGGCCCGCTCGACGTGGACTTCTCGGTCTCCGAGGCGGACGTCTCTTCGCCGACCGGTCCCCGTGCCCACGCCAAGAGCGCGACGCTCACCGAGAACCCGCACGTCCCGCGCCCGGTGAAGAAGACCCTCGAAGACGACGACTGGCGCGCCGAGGGCGCGATGAACTACCTCTACAACCGGGGCTACGACGTCTACGACATCAACACCATCCTCTCGGCGGGCGCGCTCGGCGAGACCGAGACTCGACGGCTGGTTCCCACCCGCTGGTCGATCACCGCGGTCGACGACACGGTGGGAAAATTCCTCCGGGGCGGGGTCCACAACGCCACGGCGGTCGATAAGACCGAGGTCTACTACAACGAGTACCTCGGAAACAAGTTCTGGGTGCTGCTCGCGCCCGGCGACTGGGAGTTCGAGCTCGTCGAGCTCAAAGCCCCGGGCAGCGTCTGGAACCCCGACCCCGATCGGGGAATGTGGATCGCCGCCGACCGCGAGGGCTACGAGGGCCGGACGGGCTACGTCACCGAGACCGCAGGGGCGTACTACGCGGCTCGACTGGGTGTGCTCGAACACCTCCGCGAGCGCAACCGCCAGGCCTCGGTGCTCGTCCTCCGGCACGTGACGCCCGACTACTGGGGCCCGACGGGCGTCTGGCAGGTCCGCGAGACGGTTCGCAACGCCTTCGACGCCGAGGGCGGGCAAGCCGAGTCCTTCGGGAACGCGCTCCGCGACCTCGAACCGCAGCTCCCGGTCTCGCTCGGGCGGCTCCGCCGGAAGTCGACGATGGTGGCTGGCGTTCAGTCGCGACTCGACGCGTTCGCGTGA
- a CDS encoding transcription initiation factor IIB, which produces MTRSTRQRERQAETETEDDEREGVRGCPECDSENLVKSADRGELICEDCGLVVEEENIDPGPEWRAFNHAERQQKSRVGAPTTQTMHDKGLTTTIDWKDKDAYGRSISSKKRSQMHRLRKWQERIRTKDAGERNLQFALSEIDRMASALGVPRSVREVASVIYRRSLAEDLIRGRSIEGVATSALYAACRKEGIPRSLEEISEVSRVNRKEIGRTYRYVSQELALEMRPVDPKKYVPRFCSELTLSEEVQSKANDIIETTAEKGLLSGKSPTGYAAAAIYAASLLCNEKKTQREVADVAQVTEVTIRNRYQEQIEAMGIHG; this is translated from the coding sequence ATGACACGGTCCACTCGTCAGCGGGAGCGGCAGGCCGAGACCGAAACCGAAGACGACGAACGAGAGGGCGTGCGGGGGTGTCCGGAGTGCGATTCCGAGAACCTGGTCAAGAGCGCGGACCGGGGCGAGCTCATCTGTGAGGACTGTGGACTCGTTGTCGAGGAGGAGAACATCGACCCCGGCCCGGAGTGGCGGGCGTTCAACCACGCCGAGCGCCAGCAGAAGAGCCGCGTGGGTGCGCCGACCACCCAGACGATGCACGACAAGGGCCTGACGACGACCATCGACTGGAAGGACAAGGACGCCTACGGTCGCTCCATCTCCTCGAAGAAGCGCTCCCAGATGCACCGCCTCCGAAAGTGGCAGGAGCGGATCCGGACGAAGGACGCCGGCGAACGCAACCTCCAGTTCGCCCTCTCGGAGATCGACCGGATGGCGAGCGCGCTCGGGGTCCCCCGCTCCGTTCGCGAGGTCGCGTCGGTCATCTACCGCCGCTCGCTCGCCGAGGACCTCATCCGTGGGCGCTCCATCGAGGGCGTCGCCACCTCGGCGCTCTACGCCGCCTGCCGGAAGGAGGGCATCCCGCGCTCGCTCGAAGAGATCTCCGAGGTCTCCCGTGTCAACAGAAAGGAGATCGGCCGGACCTATCGGTACGTCTCCCAGGAGCTCGCACTCGAGATGCGACCCGTCGACCCGAAGAAGTACGTCCCCCGCTTCTGCTCGGAGCTCACCCTCTCGGAGGAGGTCCAGTCGAAGGCCAACGACATCATCGAGACCACCGCCGAGAAGGGTCTGCTCTCGGGGAAATCCCCGACCGGCTACGCCGCCGCCGCCATCTACGCCGCCTCCCTGCTCTGTAACGAGAAGAAGACCCAGCGCGAGGTCGCCGACGTCGCCCAGGTGACCGAGGTCACCATTCGGAATCGGTATCAAGAACAGATCGAGGCGATGGGCATCCACGGCTAA
- the rnhA gene encoding ribonuclease HI yields the protein MPVMECDIEHARERLETAGVAVEPGNTDHERWRATHEGATAVAYEGKLVIQGANPAKLEAIVREAGGRAHCYFDGASRGNPGPAAVGWVIVDSSGIVTEGSERIGETTNNRAEYEALLRVLELAREYGFSTVDIRGDSQLVVEQVRGAWDTNDPGLRERRVRARELLDGFDEWSIEHVPREVNERADRLANEAFDG from the coding sequence ATGCCCGTGATGGAGTGCGACATCGAGCACGCCCGCGAGCGCCTCGAAACCGCCGGGGTCGCCGTCGAACCGGGGAACACCGACCACGAACGCTGGCGAGCCACCCACGAGGGGGCGACCGCGGTGGCCTACGAGGGAAAGCTCGTGATCCAGGGCGCGAACCCGGCGAAGCTCGAAGCGATCGTTCGCGAGGCCGGCGGCCGCGCCCACTGTTACTTCGATGGCGCGTCGCGCGGCAATCCCGGTCCCGCGGCGGTCGGCTGGGTGATCGTCGACAGCTCGGGGATCGTCACCGAGGGGAGCGAGCGGATCGGCGAGACCACCAACAACCGCGCCGAGTACGAGGCCCTGCTGCGCGTGCTCGAACTCGCCCGGGAGTACGGCTTCTCGACCGTCGACATCCGGGGTGACTCCCAGCTCGTCGTCGAACAGGTCCGGGGGGCCTGGGACACCAACGACCCCGGGCTCCGCGAGCGCCGGGTCCGGGCGCGCGAACTCCTCGACGGGTTCGACGAGTGGTCGATAGAACACGTCCCGCGCGAGGTCAACGAACGGGCCGACCGCCTGGCGAACGAGGCCTTCGATGGCTGA
- a CDS encoding DUF7108 domain-containing protein codes for MAELPTEVADEAERLTRLARTATDPNERAARRERRDDRLAGHGFTARVREDPDGDVLVCYPSEWIVDGEVQVDRIEDTDRAVERPLSGIEPGGDWEALATHNNRVAERVADAHGPVHGANARVFADFMSNHRARRVGTATEADRAEFRTEYFVRNAWPTDDQRAAVETSLSLVADVASTLENDG; via the coding sequence ATGGCTGAGCTCCCGACCGAGGTCGCCGACGAGGCCGAACGGCTCACCCGGCTCGCGCGGACGGCGACCGACCCCAACGAGCGCGCCGCCCGCCGCGAGCGCCGCGACGACCGTCTCGCCGGGCACGGGTTCACGGCACGGGTCCGCGAGGACCCCGACGGGGACGTCCTGGTCTGCTATCCGAGCGAGTGGATCGTGGACGGGGAGGTTCAGGTCGATCGGATCGAGGACACGGACCGGGCGGTCGAGCGCCCGCTCTCGGGAATCGAGCCGGGAGGGGACTGGGAAGCGCTCGCGACGCACAACAACCGCGTCGCCGAGCGCGTCGCCGACGCCCACGGTCCGGTCCACGGCGCGAACGCACGCGTCTTCGCTGATTTCATGAGCAACCACCGCGCCCGCCGGGTGGGGACGGCGACCGAGGCAGACCGGGCGGAGTTCCGAACCGAGTACTTCGTCCGGAACGCCTGGCCCACCGACGACCAGCGGGCGGCGGTCGAGACCTCGCTGTCGCTGGTCGCGGACGTGGCTTCTACGCTCGAAAACGACGGGTGA
- a CDS encoding PadR family transcriptional regulator, with amino-acid sequence MSETRTVTDRSVARDLTAFQQNILAILSDDAMYGLAIKRELESYYDSEVNHGRLYPNLDDLVELGLVEKSELDKRTNQYELTDEGYDAVIDKLEWTLSKFVTDDDRAETVRDLVETQ; translated from the coding sequence ATGTCAGAGACACGAACGGTAACGGACCGAAGCGTCGCCCGCGACCTCACGGCGTTCCAACAGAACATCCTCGCGATCCTGTCGGACGACGCGATGTACGGGCTGGCGATCAAGCGCGAGCTCGAATCGTACTACGACTCGGAGGTCAACCACGGGCGGCTCTACCCCAACCTCGACGACCTCGTCGAGCTCGGGCTGGTCGAAAAGAGCGAGCTCGACAAACGAACCAACCAGTACGAGCTGACCGACGAGGGCTACGATGCCGTCATCGACAAGCTCGAATGGACCCTCTCGAAGTTCGTCACCGACGACGACCGGGCGGAGACGGTGCGGGACCTCGTCGAGACGCAGTAA
- a CDS encoding inorganic diphosphatase, whose amino-acid sequence MVNLWTDLETGPDAPETIHAVVECLKGDRNKYEYDKDIPGMVLDRVLHSNVHYPHDYGFIPQCYYDDGDPFDVLVLVEDGTFPGCVIEVRPVALMGMDDDGEQDDKVIAVPVEDPRFDHIEDLEDIPQQERDEITEFFETYKNLEAGKEVETLGWEDKQAAHDAIEHAQELYEEQFG is encoded by the coding sequence ATGGTGAACCTCTGGACGGACCTCGAGACCGGCCCGGACGCGCCCGAGACGATCCACGCCGTGGTGGAGTGTCTCAAGGGCGACCGCAACAAGTACGAGTACGACAAGGACATCCCCGGGATGGTGCTCGACCGGGTGCTCCACTCGAACGTCCACTACCCCCACGACTATGGCTTCATCCCGCAGTGTTACTACGACGACGGCGACCCGTTCGACGTGCTCGTGTTGGTCGAGGACGGGACCTTCCCCGGCTGCGTCATCGAGGTGCGGCCGGTGGCGCTGATGGGGATGGACGACGACGGCGAGCAGGACGACAAGGTCATCGCGGTCCCGGTCGAGGACCCCCGATTCGACCACATCGAGGACTTGGAGGACATCCCCCAGCAGGAACGCGACGAGATCACGGAGTTCTTCGAGACCTACAAGAACCTCGAAGCGGGCAAGGAGGTCGAGACCCTGGGCTGGGAGGACAAGCAGGCGGCCCACGACGCGATCGAGCACGCCCAGGAGCTCTACGAGGAACAGTTCGGATAG